The Deltaproteobacteria bacterium nucleotide sequence GACGTCTTCCTCGGGGATCGGCGTGGGCTGCGAGCCCGAGCCCACGAACCCGCTGATCTTCGCCGTGTTCTTCACGATGTGCCAGAGCTCGTCGTCGAGCTGCATCTTCACCAGCAGGTAGCCGGGAAGGAACTTGCGCTTGCTCGTCCGGCGCTGGCCCTTCACGACCTCGACCACGTCCTCCTCGGGGATGACGATCTCTTCCAACGCCCCCTCGCGGCTGAACTGCTTGGCCCGCTCGAGGAGCGATTGCTTCGCGCGTGCCTCCTGCCCGGAGAAGGTGTGGATCACGTACCAGGACGCTTTT carries:
- the nusG gene encoding transcription termination/antitermination factor NusG, producing the protein KASWYVIHTFSGQEARAKQSLLERAKQFSREGALEEIVIPEEDVVEVVKGQRRTSKRKFLPGYLLVKMQLDDELWHIVKNTAKISGFVGSGSQPTPIPEEDVRRMLGQTQTSKPKPMVSFEEGETVRVIHGPFTNFSGTVGEVKPEKEQVQVLVAVFGRATPVWLSYEHVEKV